The Chaetodon auriga isolate fChaAug3 chromosome 3, fChaAug3.hap1, whole genome shotgun sequence genome has a window encoding:
- the lingo3a gene encoding leucine-rich repeat and immunoglobulin-like domain-containing nogo receptor-interacting protein 3a, with amino-acid sequence MGMSPDQDVTWLLPFLLLLLMISVSPTQGQTCPQRCECIAKIKTVSCYGKRLSTLPDGIPQDTKILDLSGNKLRWVEHGDLLPYQRLEKLDLSENMISVLEPNAFSSLQSLQSLSLRGNQLKLVPMGAFSRLSNLTSLDLSGNKIVILLDFTFQDLKSLKNLEVGDNDLVYISNKAFLGLVGLRELTIERCNLTSVSSQSLSYLHNLVTLRLRYLSISALEDQNFRKLGNLRGLEIDHWPFLEHISPHSLQGLNLSWLSITHTNITSVPTSALRSLAHLTSLNLSYNPISVLESWALRDLVRLKELHLVNTNLVVVQPYALGGLRQIRLLNLSTNSLVTLEEGAFQSVNTLETLRLDGNPLACDCRLLWILQRRKTLNFDGASPVCMTPVEVQGRALNAFSDSALFDHFTCQKPKIRNRKLQQISAREGQVVSFICRAEGEPTPVIFWISPQRRRITTKSSGRLTVLPEGTLEIRYAQVTDSGTYICIASNAGGNDTYFATLTVSGLPLDAALLANRTYYAGDLNDTNLNDTRVFLKFTLDLKTILISTAMGCIMFLGVVLFCFILLFVWSRGRGQHKNNFSVEYSFRKVDGPAASGGQGGARKFNMKMI; translated from the coding sequence ATGGGGATGAGCCCGGACCAGGATGTCACCTGGCTCCTGCCTTTCCTGCTCTTGCTACTGATGATCTCGGTGTCACCCACCCAAGGTCAAACATGTCCCCAGCGTTGTGAGTGCATTGCTAAGATCAAAACTGTGTCCTGTTATGGTAAACGCCTGTCCACGCTGCCAGATGGCATCCCACAGGACACCAAGATCCTGGACCTGAGCGGGAATAAACTTCGCTGGGTAGAGCACGGTGACCTGCTTCCATATCAGCGTCTCGAAAAGCTGGACCTGAGTGAGAACATGATCAGTGTCCTGGAACCGAATGCTTTTTCTAGTCTGCAGAGCCTGCAGTCGCTTTCACTGAGGGGTAACCAGTTGAAACTGGTCCCCATGGGGGCTTTCTCCCGTCTTTCCAACCTAACTTCTTTGGACCTCAGCGGGAATAAGATCGTGATTCTTTTGGACTTTACGTTCCAAGACCTGAAAAGTCTAAAAAACCTGGAAGTTGGAGACAATGATTTGGTTTATATTTCCAACAAGGCCTTTCTGGGTCTAGTGGGGCTGAGGGAGCTGACCATTGAGAGGTGCAACTTGACGTCTGTGTCCAGCCAGTCTTTGTCTTACCTGCATAACTTGGTGACTCTGCGGCTCCGCTACCTCAGTATCTCCGCCTTAGAGGACCAGAACTTCCGTAAGCTGGGAAACCTGAGGGGCCTCGAGATTGATCACTGGCCCTTTTTAGAGCACATTTCCCCTCACAGCCTGCAGGGTCTGAACTTATCTTGGCTGTCCATTACGCACACCAACATCACCTCTGTGCCCACCTCTGCCCTGCGCAGTCTGGCTCACCTCACCAGCCTGAACCTCTCCTACAACCCTATCTCTGTGTTGGAGTCCTGGGCGCTGCGGGACCTTGTTAGGCTGAAGGAGCTGCATCTGGTCAACACAAACCTGGTGGTGGTGCAGCCATATGCGCTGGGTGGTCTGAGGCAAATCCGCCTTCTTAACCTCTCCACTAACAGCCTGGTGACCCTGGAAGAGGGAGCCTTTCAGTCTGTCAACACTCTGGAGACACTGCGTTTGGATGGAAACCCTCTGGCCTGCGACTGCCGCTTGCTGTGGATCCTTCAGCGCAGGAAGACCCTCAATTTTGACGGCGCCTCCCCAGTGTGTATGACGCCCGTCGAAGTCCAGGGACGGGCCCTGAACGCTTTCTCCGACTCGGCTCTCTTTGATCACTTTACTTGCCAGAAGCCCAAAATCCGCAACAGGAAACTGCAGCAGATATCTGCCCGGGAGGGGCAGGTTGTGTCATTCATTTGCAGAGCAGAAGGTGAGCCAACACCGGTGATATTCTGGATCTCTCCGCAACGCCGCCGCATCACCACAAAGAGCAGCGGCCGCCTAACTGTGTTACCAGAGGGCACTTTAGAAATACGGTACGCCCAGGTAACAGATAGTGGAACTTACATCTGCATAGCCAGCAACGCTGGTGGAAATGACACCTATTTCGCCACACTCACAGTTAGTGGGCTGCCACTAGATGCAGCCCTTCTGGCCAACCGCACTTACTATGCTGGGGACCTTAATGACACAAATCTGAATGACACTAGAGTCTTCTTGAAGTTTACTCTGGACCTCAAGACCATCCTCATATCCACAGCTATGGGTTGTATCATGTTCCTGGGGGTAGTTCTCTTCtgtttcattctgctgtttgtgtggagtCGAGGGAGAGGGCAGCACAAGAACAATTTCTCGGTGGAATACTCCTTCAGAAAGGTGGATGGACCGGCTGccagtggaggacagggtggggCACGCAAGttcaacatgaaaatgatttga